A region of Thermovibrio ammonificans HB-1 DNA encodes the following proteins:
- the plsX gene encoding phosphate acyltransferase PlsX: MGGDFAPRVPVLGAVQAAKEFNTSVILVGNEKKVKEELSRLDYPKELIEVVHAEDAVPMEEQPSKAIKRRNSSLHVGLNLVKSKEADAFVSAGNTGAVMAVALFTVGRLKGVDRPAISAILPNLKGHTFLLDVGANVDCKPHHLLQFAVMGSAYAKYVLGDENPRVGLLNVGEEEGKGNELTKEAYKLLKRAREKGLNFVGNAEGRDIYSGDFEVIVCDGFVGNVCLKLSESLAKILAKILKEEIERHFISRIGAITLKPAIKSFKRRIDYAEWGGAPLLGIKAPVIISHGSSNAKAIKNAIRTAGQFVESDLNAHIEKEIEKYGKANGD; this comes from the coding sequence ATGGGGGGAGACTTTGCCCCCCGCGTCCCCGTTCTCGGAGCGGTTCAGGCTGCCAAGGAGTTCAACACCAGCGTTATACTGGTAGGCAACGAGAAAAAGGTAAAAGAGGAGCTGAGCAGGCTCGACTACCCGAAAGAGCTCATAGAGGTCGTCCACGCAGAAGACGCCGTCCCGATGGAAGAGCAGCCCTCAAAGGCTATCAAGAGGAGGAACTCCTCCCTCCACGTGGGCCTGAACCTGGTAAAGTCGAAGGAGGCAGACGCTTTTGTCAGTGCCGGAAACACCGGTGCGGTTATGGCGGTTGCCCTGTTTACCGTGGGAAGGCTCAAGGGAGTAGACAGGCCGGCAATATCGGCGATACTCCCCAACCTTAAGGGCCACACCTTCCTCCTTGATGTTGGAGCAAACGTAGACTGCAAGCCCCACCACCTGCTCCAGTTTGCGGTAATGGGAAGCGCCTACGCAAAATACGTCCTCGGCGACGAAAACCCGAGGGTGGGCCTTCTGAACGTGGGAGAAGAGGAGGGAAAGGGCAACGAGCTGACGAAAGAGGCCTATAAGCTCCTCAAGAGGGCAAGGGAAAAGGGCCTGAACTTTGTAGGGAACGCGGAAGGAAGGGACATCTACTCAGGCGACTTTGAAGTTATAGTGTGTGACGGTTTTGTTGGCAACGTCTGCCTGAAGCTGAGCGAAAGCCTCGCCAAAATACTGGCAAAGATACTGAAAGAGGAGATAGAGAGACACTTTATATCGAGAATAGGGGCCATAACCCTCAAACCTGCAATAAAGAGCTTCAAACGCAGAATCGACTACGCCGAGTGGGGCGGTGCACCGCTCCTGGGTATAAAGGCACCGGTTATAATCTCCCACGGAAGCTCCAACGCAAAAGCGATAAAGAACGCCATAAGAACGGCGGGACAGTTCGTAGAGAGCGACCTAAACGCCCACATAGAAAAAGAGATAGAAAAATACGGGAAGGCCAATGGGGATTAA
- a CDS encoding beta-ketoacyl-ACP synthase III: MGIKIVSTGSYLPDKVLTNFDLEKMVDTSDQWITTRTGIKERRISEGETTSDMAAEAALRALKGRDPNQVELIIVATATPDAFFPSTACKVQAKIENKRAVAFDLSAACTGFIYALYTADSIMRSKGVKRALVIGAERFSKIVNWKDRTTCILFGDGAGAVVLEQSSEEGILGFDLGADGSYGELLAVASVGSNEEPPHYVKMKGNEVFKVAVRTMVESAQRVLEKTGVKPEEVKLLVPHQANVRIINAVAERLGIPTEKIFINLNKYGNTSAASIPIALDEAVREGRAKEGDLVLMVAFGGGFTWGACVARL; the protein is encoded by the coding sequence ATGGGGATTAAAATCGTCTCAACGGGCTCTTACCTGCCCGACAAGGTGCTTACGAACTTCGACCTTGAGAAGATGGTAGACACCTCCGACCAGTGGATTACCACAAGAACCGGGATAAAAGAGCGCCGAATCAGCGAAGGCGAAACAACATCCGACATGGCCGCAGAAGCGGCCCTCAGGGCCCTCAAAGGAAGAGACCCCAACCAAGTGGAGCTGATAATAGTAGCAACGGCAACCCCCGACGCCTTCTTCCCCTCTACGGCCTGCAAAGTCCAGGCAAAAATAGAGAACAAAAGGGCCGTTGCCTTCGACCTATCTGCGGCCTGCACCGGCTTCATCTACGCCCTCTACACGGCCGACTCCATAATGAGAAGCAAGGGGGTCAAAAGGGCCCTTGTAATAGGGGCCGAGCGCTTCTCGAAGATAGTCAACTGGAAGGACAGGACAACCTGCATACTCTTCGGAGACGGCGCAGGAGCAGTTGTCTTAGAGCAGAGCTCCGAAGAGGGGATACTGGGGTTCGACCTGGGAGCCGACGGCTCGTACGGTGAACTCCTTGCGGTTGCATCGGTCGGCTCAAACGAAGAGCCTCCCCACTACGTAAAGATGAAGGGAAATGAGGTCTTCAAAGTGGCGGTGAGGACAATGGTTGAGTCGGCCCAGAGGGTTCTTGAGAAAACGGGGGTGAAGCCGGAAGAGGTGAAGCTCCTGGTTCCCCACCAGGCCAACGTAAGGATAATAAACGCAGTTGCCGAAAGGCTGGGCATCCCCACCGAGAAGATATTTATAAACCTCAATAAATACGGGAACACCAGCGCCGCCTCCATTCCGATAGCCCTCGACGAAGCCGTTAGAGAAGGGCGAGCCAAAGAGGGCGACCTTGTCCTCATGGTGGCCTTTGGAGGAGGCTTTACCTGGGGAGCCTGCGTGGCAAGACTGTAG